A single window of Rhipicephalus microplus isolate Deutch F79 chromosome 5, USDA_Rmic, whole genome shotgun sequence DNA harbors:
- the LOC119174675 gene encoding uncharacterized protein LOC119174675: MVPSKRRKETPPEEEPDDPAQNKIPILLPQDERHRTVKVAVALAIIRTKPDNVSAEDYVIELAEQLRSNEAKMSDVCQCLEDDVLQLQQKVALMSIRSSLPSNPFAYCREPTYEPTEKLSITAERIAQHWAFLQNYLSVTSNAALLKRAVEGTDAEELTLRSANNLLRTLRKSAPISGTEMELCHKALSTLSDMCNDRRNTLTPSLQAAVVDFIADCLNEIAERREERVDYRRQENIASWVGSLARGQVFTLPIVRHLLDKLLQFDSFIDTLQEDQKALEIDHFDRSFCLLQCTQNAVASLKEVSPLVRCELSDVGKALVAFCNKCRHTHPLFARYLYDILKVLKDRITPRKSNKPPARKLYTYLTRNVH; the protein is encoded by the exons ATGGTACCGAGTAAACGACGAAAGGAAACTCCCCCTGAAGAAGAGCCCGATGACCCAGCGCAAAATAAAATCCCTATTCTACTGCCCCAAG ATGAACGCCATCGCACGGTCAAGGTTGCTGTAGCTCTGGCAATCATACGTACGAAGCCAGACAACGTTTCGGCGGAAGATTACGTCATAGAGCTCGCGGAACAGCTGAGAAGCAACGAAGCCAAGATGTCCGATGTATGCCAATGCCTCGAAGATGATGTTCTCCAGTTGCAGCAGAAAGTAGCGCTGATGAGCATCAGAAGCAGCCTGCCGTCCAACCCATTCG CTTACTGTCGTGAACCAACGTACGAACCCACGGAGAAGCTTTCGATCACTGCAGAGCGCATCGCTCAGCACTGGGCATTTTTGCAGAATTACCTGTCAGTAACATCCAACGCAGCTCTTCTGAAACGGGCTGTCGAAGGCACCGACGCTGAAGAACTGACGCTCCGTTCAGCAAACAACCTCTTACGGACGTTACGCAAGAGCGCACCGATCAGTGGCACCGAAATGGAGCTGTGTCATAAGGCACTGTCTACTTTATCGGATATGTGCAATGATAGGCGTAACACACTAACTCCTTCTCTTCAAGCAGCTGTGGTGGATTTCATTGCAGACTGCCTCAACGAAATCGCAGAACGGCGGGAAGAACGAGTCGAT TACAGGCGCCAGGAAAACATTGCAAGCTGGGTGGGAAGCCTTGCCCGTGGCCAAGTCTTCACACTTCCCATCGTCAGGCACCTTCTCGACAAGCTGCTTCAGTTTGACAGTTTCATTGACACACTCCAGGAAGACCAGAAAGCCCTAGAGATAGACCACTTTGATCGCTCCTTCTGTCTGCTACAGTGCACTCAAAATGCTGTTGCGTCGCTTAAAGAAGTTTCGCCTCTAGTTCGCTGCGAGCTTTCCGATGTGGGAAAAGCTCTGGTGGCCTTTTGCAACAAATGCCGGCATACACACCCACTGTTTGCACGTTACCTCTACGACATTCTAAAAGTGCTGAAAGATAGGATAACTCCTCGCAAGAGCAATAAGCCACCAGCGAGGAAATTGTACACGTATCTAACAAGAAATGTGCACTAG